The genomic interval TAAATAAAAAATAAATAAAAATGTATTTAATAAAAAAAATAAAACTGAAAAATTTTAAAATAAAAACATTATTTACGCTCTTGTTAATTACATGTTCAACTTTAGCAATTGAAGCAAATCAAACTTTTGTACTCGGTTCAGATAATGAATTTAAGGTAGAAGGTACATCTACTCTTCATGATTGGGATATGGTATCAAAAGAAGCTGAAGGCAAAGCCGAAATTAAATTAGAAAATAGACGAATTGAAGACTTGCCTTCACTGGAAATTACTATACCATCCGAAACCCTCAAAAGTGGAAGAAGAGGTATGGACAACAATGCTTATAAAGCGTTAAAAACAGATCAGTATAGTAACATTCGATTTGTTTTACAGAGTGTTGAGGAAATTACGGGGCAGACAGTAAAGGCAAAAGGGCGATTAACCGTAGCGGGGAATAGTAGAGATGTAACTATTGAAGCGCACTATCGTGCTACAAGTAATAATATCCGGTTTATTGGAAAACTGGAAATAAAGTTTTCTGATTTTGACATTGAACCACCCACAGCAATGTTGGGGAGTGTTAAAACAGGTGACGAACTGGAGATATCTTTCAATGCAATGTTTAATTTATCAAACTAAAAAATGTTAACTATGTACACACTATGTTTAAGAACTTTTTTCTTTTTAGCAATTTTTTTAAATGCAGGGATATTAACTGCTTTTCAACCGGATTTACAGTTTTACCGGCCCAATAATAAGGATGGTCTGAATGTTTTTGAAACTTCAAAAACTGATACTGTTACTTACGACGGATTAAAAGTTCGTATAGGTGGTGATTTTGCCATTCAATTTCAGGGACTTAACCAATCAAATGAATTGGATAGTCTGGTTGAATTAGGCACAAATTTTAATTTACCTTCTGCAAACCTCAATGTTGATGTGCAGTTGTATGATGGTATGCGCATGCATTTGCGAACTTATTTATCATCTAAGCATCATCCGGAATCCTGGGTGAAAGGTGGTCACATTCAAATTGATAAATTTGAGTTTATAAATTCCGGCTTTTTAAGTAACATAATGAATGTAACTACTTTAAGATTTGGACTTGATCAGTTCAACTACGGAGATGCGCATTTCCGAAGAAGCGACAATGCAAGTGCTATTTTCAACCCTTTTGTCGGTAATTATATTATGGATGCTTTTTCTACAGAAGTCTTCGGAGAGGTATTGATTCAAAAAAATGGATTTTTGGGTGTATTAGGTCTTACAAACGGCAAACTTAATCAAAGTGTAGTGGTAAATGAGAAATCAGATAATCAACCTTCTTTTTACGGAAAATTAGGATATGATAATCAGCTGACAGATGATTTGAGAGTAAGACTCACAGGCTCGGCATATTTAAATTATGGGGAAACCACCGGAACATGGCTTTATGGAGGTGATCGTGCAGGTTCAAGGTATTATAATATAATGCAAACACTGGATGGTGACGGATCTTCTTTTGAAGGCAGGTTTAACCCCAGATTTAATCAGTTAACCGCTTTTCAGTTTAATCCATTTATAAAATTTAAAGGAATTGAGTTTTTCGGAATCTATGAAATGGCTATGAACAGTGAGGATTTAGGTTCTGGAGCATTTACTCAGCTTGCAGCAGAGTTGCTTTATCGTTTTGGAGGTACAGAGCAATTTTATGTAGGTGGGCGTTACAATTCTGTTTTTGGGAAAATGAATGAAAATGCTTCTACAAGAGAAATTAATCGCTTTAATGTTGGTGCAGGCTGGTTTATAACTCCAAATGTAAAAACAAAAATTGAGTATGTAGCCCAAACTTATGAAGGTGACGGCTGGGCCGGAAGCAAATTTGAGCAGGCTGAATTTAGTGGTTTTAACATAGAAGCAGTCATTAGTTTCTAAAGAAATAACGAAATCCTTTAGTTAGAAAGCAGTTTCGGATTTTCAGACTTTTTATTCAACAGAAAAATTTAAACAGATGAAAAAAATATTCATTTGTGTGCTTGTAGGGTGGTTTTTAATGGTGAGTATGTCACCCGAAAGCTCCTATTCAGAAAGGCATTGGCTGGTAACTTCTAACAGTTTGTTGAAAATCAGCGGAACAACCAATGTCAATACATTCAGCTGTTTATCTGTAAGCTATTCCGGTCAGGATATAATGACTGAACGATTTCACGTAGAATCTCAGGAAGGGAATATAAATGGGAAAATTATCATGCAAGCTAATGGCTTTGATTGCGAAAACTATATCATGAATCGTGATTTCAAGAAAACAATTTCTGCCGATGAATATCCTGATATTGAAGTCAGCTTCATTAGTCTTCCAAATAATTATGCCATCGAAAATGATCAAAATAGCATAAGTGGGAAAGGAGAAGTGGAAATCAAGCTGGCGGGTGTATCCAGAAAGTACAATCTCTCTTATATAATTC from Chitinophagaceae bacterium carries:
- a CDS encoding YceI family protein — protein: MKKIFICVLVGWFLMVSMSPESSYSERHWLVTSNSLLKISGTTNVNTFSCLSVSYSGQDIMTERFHVESQEGNINGKIIMQANGFDCENYIMNRDFKKTISADEYPDIEVSFISLPNNYAIENDQNSISGKGEVEIKLAGVSRKYNLSYIIRKESDGSKILLGNRSFRFSDFGLETPQKFFGMVSVNDEVSVDFSLKLEPLENK
- a CDS encoding YceI family protein, whose product is MYLIKKIKLKNFKIKTLFTLLLITCSTLAIEANQTFVLGSDNEFKVEGTSTLHDWDMVSKEAEGKAEIKLENRRIEDLPSLEITIPSETLKSGRRGMDNNAYKALKTDQYSNIRFVLQSVEEITGQTVKAKGRLTVAGNSRDVTIEAHYRATSNNIRFIGKLEIKFSDFDIEPPTAMLGSVKTGDELEISFNAMFNLSN